One window of the Zea mays cultivar B73 chromosome 3, Zm-B73-REFERENCE-NAM-5.0, whole genome shotgun sequence genome contains the following:
- the LOC100383076 gene encoding uncharacterized protein LOC100383076: MGRPSRGRQRIEIRRIEEGGRLQVTFSKRKSGLQKKAAELSLLCGSPVAVIVFSPGRKVFALGSPSVDHVLRRHAPPIPSEGEEDGLLPALQDGDVMSSSAIADRAEVENIVRRTEETKARSVAEKARMDAVGKAVRQAAAKAGRRFWWEADSGVLGDAELPGFAKALRRLRPQGQPAAPFGLAVGFC; encoded by the coding sequence ATGGggaggccgagcagggggcggcagCGCATCGAGATCCGCCGCATCGAGGAAGGCGGCCGGCTGCAGGTGACCTTCTCGAAGCGCAAGTCCGGCCTGCAAAAGAAGGCCGCCGAGCTCTCCCTGCTCTGCGGCTCGCCGGTCGCCGTCATCGTCTTCTCCCCCGGCAGGAAGGTGTTCGCGCTGGGCAGTCCCTCGGTCGACCACGTCCTCCGCCGCCACGCTCCTCCGATCCCCAGCGAAGGAGAGGAGGACGGGCTCCTTCCGGCGCTCCAGGACGGAGACGTGATGAGCAGCAGCGCTATCGCTGACCGCGCGGAGGTGGAGAACATCGTGCGGCGTACGGAGGAGACCAAGGCGCGTTCGGTGGCGGAGAAGGCGCGGATGGACGCCGTCGGGAAGGCCGTGAGGCAGGCCGCGGCAAAGGCCGGAAGGAGGTTCTGGTGGGAGGCGGACTCCGGCGTGCTCGGGGACGCTGAGCTGCCAGGATTCGCCAAGGCGCTCCGTCGGCTCAGGCCTCAGGGTCAACCTGCAGCGCCATTTGGACTCGCTGTCGGCTTCTGCTAA
- the LOC100280264 gene encoding TAZ transcription factor (The RefSeq protein has 1 substitution compared to this genomic sequence), with product MECVELLDSPDLFFLDGGDAHATDFSLENHLESSSSAGAKNKAAPGHSHIHSHSHSRRAQLHRSNAPVPPPLPGTSYYGARRKAKAACRRVPEGVLDSWDRLFLEGYQSDLRVSTDGGAEISSHSCVLGVKSPVLRAMLEEARLRDGFRCIRVSGAPSEAVRVFIRFLYSSRFEQEQMKEHALHLLVLSHVFSVPSLKTVCVDQLERGFLATDNVVDMLQLAGLCDAPRLALACARMVIGDFKTISLTDGWKVMRRTNPSMEQELLESLVEADTRRQERAKRMEEKKVYLQLYEAMEALVHICRDGCRTIGPRDQALKGSLAAACKFRACKGIELLVRHFSACGVRVPGGCANCRRMWQLLELHSRMCFLPDTCKVPLCRHFKEKMRNLGRKEETKWNLLVCKVLERGGTMGFMPGRRKNFINPKASWVLPRGSSCI from the exons ATGGAATGCGTGGAGCTGCTGGATTCTCCCGATCTCTTCTTCCTGGACGGCGGCGATGCGCATGCGACCGACTTCTCACTGGAGAACCATCTCGAGTCAAGTAGCTCGGCAGGTGCCAAAAACAAAGCTGCGCCGGGTCATAGTCATATTCATAGTCATAGTCATAGCCGGCGTGCTCAGCTTCATCGGAGTAACGCGCCTGTTCCACCGCCGCTGCCTGGAACCTCTTATTATGGCGCGCGGAGGAAGGCGAAGGCCGCCTGTCGCCGTGTCCCCGAAGGCGTCCTGGATTCCTGGGACAGGTTGTTCTTGGAGGGATACCAGTCTGACCTCCGTGTCTCCACAGACGGCGGCGCTGAGATTTCGTCGCATTCCTGCGTTCTC GGCGTCAAATCCCCTGTCCTGAGAGCTATGCTGGAGGAAGCTAGACTGAGAGATGGGTTTCGGTGTATCCGTGTCTCTGGCGCGCCTTCGGAAGCAGTCCGTGTCTTCATCAGATTTCTCTACTCTTCACG GTTTGAGCAGGAACAGATGAAGGAGCACGCTCTGCATTTGCTTGTGCTCTCCCACGTCTTCTCGGTGCCGTCTCTGAAGACGGTCTGCGTCGACCAACTCGAGAGGGGCTTCCTCGCTACTGACAACGTGGTAGACATGCTGCAGCTTGCCAGGCTGTGTGACGCGCCCCGCCTCGCGCTCGCCTGTGCCCGGATGGTCATCGGGGATTTCAAGACCATCTCTCTGACGGATGGGTGGAAAGTGATGAGACGGACCAATCCAAGTATGGAACAGGAGCTGCTCGAGTCTCTTGTCGAAGCTGATACG AGAAGGCAGGAAAGAGCTAAAAGGATGGAAGAAAAGAAAGTGTATCTGCAACTGTACGAAGCAATGGAGGCGCTGGTCCACATCTGCCGGGACGGATGCAGGACGATCGGGCCTCGAGATCAAGCGCTCAAGGGCAGCCTAGCAGCCGCCTGCAAGTTTCGCGCCTGCAAGGGCATTGAGCTGCTCGTGCGCCACTTCTCGGCCTGCGGAGTCCGGGTGCCCGGCGGCTGTGCCAACTGCAGGCGGATGTGGCAGCTCCTCGAGCTGCATTCCCGCATGTGCTTCCTCCCGGACACCTGCAAGGTTCCTCTCTGCAG GCATTTTAAGGAGAAGATGCGGAATCTGGGGAGGAAGGAAGAGACCAAATGGAACCTTTTGGTGTGCAAGGTGCTGGAGCGCGGAGGAACCATGGGTTTTATGCCCGGAAGGAGAAAAAATTTCATCAACCCTAAGGCCAGCTGGGTGTTGCCACGTGGCTCCTCTTGTATTTGA
- the LOC100280264 gene encoding TAZ transcription factor isoform X2: MECVELLDSPDLFFLDGGDAHATDFSLENHLESSSSAGAKNKAAPGHSHIHSHSHSRRAQLHRSNAPVPPPLPGTSYYGARRKAKAACRRVPEGVLDSWDRLFLEGYQSDLRVSTDGGAEISSHSCVLGVKSPVLRAMLEEARLRDGFRCIRVSGAPSEAVRVFIRFLYSSRFEQEQMKEHALHLLVLSHVFSVPSLKTVCVDQLERGFLATDNVVDMLQLARLCDAPRLALACARMVIGDFKTISLTDGWKVMRRTNPSMEQELLESLVEADTRRQERAKRMEEKKVYLQLYEAMEALVHICRDGCRTIGPRDQALKGSLAAACKFRACKGIELLVRHFSACGVRVPGGCANCRRMWQLLELHSRMCFLPDTCKVPLCRHFKEKMRNLGRKEETKWNLLVCKVLERGGTMGFMPGRRKNFINPKASWVLPRGSSCI, encoded by the exons ATGGAATGCGTGGAGCTGCTGGATTCTCCCGATCTCTTCTTCCTGGACGGCGGCGATGCGCATGCGACCGACTTCTCACTGGAGAACCATCTCGAGTCAAGTAGCTCGGCAGGTGCCAAAAACAAAGCTGCGCCGGGTCATAGTCATATTCATAGTCATAGTCATAGCCGGCGTGCTCAGCTTCATCGGAGTAACGCGCCTGTTCCACCGCCGCTGCCTGGAACCTCTTATTATGGCGCGCGGAGGAAGGCGAAGGCCGCCTGTCGCCGTGTCCCCGAAGGCGTCCTGGATTCCTGGGACAGGTTGTTCTTGGAGGGATACCAGTCTGACCTCCGTGTCTCCACAGACGGCGGCGCTGAGATTTCGTCGCATTCCTGCGTTCTC GGCGTCAAATCCCCTGTCCTGAGAGCTATGCTGGAGGAAGCTAGACTGAGAGATGGGTTTCGGTGTATCCGTGTCTCTGGCGCGCCTTCGGAAGCAGTCCGTGTCTTCATCAGATTTCTCTACTCTTCACG GTTTGAGCAGGAACAGATGAAGGAGCACGCTCTGCATTTGCTTGTGCTCTCCCACGTCTTCTCGGTGCCGTCTCTGAAGACGGTCTGCGTCGACCAACTCGAGAGGGGCTTCCTCGCTACTGACAACGTGGTAGACATGCTGCAGCTTGCCAGGCTGTGTGACGCGCCCCGCCTCGCGCTCGCCTGTGCCCGGATGGTCATCGGGGATTTCAAGACCATCTCTCTGACGGATGGGTGGAAAGTGATGAGACGGACCAATCCAAGTATGGAACAGGAGCTGCTCGAGTCTCTTGTCGAAGCTGATACG AGAAGGCAGGAAAGAGCTAAAAGGATGGAAGAAAAGAAAGTGTATCTGCAACTGTACGAAGCAATGGAGGCGCTGGTCCACATCTGCCGGGACGGATGCAGGACGATCGGGCCTCGAGATCAAGCGCTCAAGGGCAGCCTAGCAGCCGCCTGCAAGTTTCGCGCCTGCAAGGGCATTGAGCTGCTCGTGCGCCACTTCTCGGCCTGCGGAGTCCGGGTGCCCGGCGGCTGTGCCAACTGCAGGCGGATGTGGCAGCTCCTCGAGCTGCATTCCCGCATGTGCTTCCTCCCGGACACCTGCAAGGTTCCTCTCTGCAG GCATTTTAAGGAGAAGATGCGGAATCTGGGGAGGAAGGAAGAGACCAAATGGAACCTTTTGGTGTGCAAGGTGCTGGAGCGCGGAGGAACCATGGGTTTTATGCCCGGAAGGAGAAAAAATTTCATCAACCCTAAGGCCAGCTGGGTGTTGCCACGTGGCTCCTCTTGTATTTGA
- the LOC100280264 gene encoding TAZ transcription factor isoform X1 produces the protein MECVELLDSPDLFFLDGGDAHATDFSLENHLESSSSAGAKNKAAPGHSHIHSHSHSRRAQLHRSNAPVPPPLPGTSYYGARRKAKAACRRVPEGVLDSWDRLFLEGYQSDLRVSTDGGAEISSHSCVLVSFSSGVKSPVLRAMLEEARLRDGFRCIRVSGAPSEAVRVFIRFLYSSRFEQEQMKEHALHLLVLSHVFSVPSLKTVCVDQLERGFLATDNVVDMLQLARLCDAPRLALACARMVIGDFKTISLTDGWKVMRRTNPSMEQELLESLVEADTRRQERAKRMEEKKVYLQLYEAMEALVHICRDGCRTIGPRDQALKGSLAAACKFRACKGIELLVRHFSACGVRVPGGCANCRRMWQLLELHSRMCFLPDTCKVPLCRHFKEKMRNLGRKEETKWNLLVCKVLERGGTMGFMPGRRKNFINPKASWVLPRGSSCI, from the exons ATGGAATGCGTGGAGCTGCTGGATTCTCCCGATCTCTTCTTCCTGGACGGCGGCGATGCGCATGCGACCGACTTCTCACTGGAGAACCATCTCGAGTCAAGTAGCTCGGCAGGTGCCAAAAACAAAGCTGCGCCGGGTCATAGTCATATTCATAGTCATAGTCATAGCCGGCGTGCTCAGCTTCATCGGAGTAACGCGCCTGTTCCACCGCCGCTGCCTGGAACCTCTTATTATGGCGCGCGGAGGAAGGCGAAGGCCGCCTGTCGCCGTGTCCCCGAAGGCGTCCTGGATTCCTGGGACAGGTTGTTCTTGGAGGGATACCAGTCTGACCTCCGTGTCTCCACAGACGGCGGCGCTGAGATTTCGTCGCATTCCTGCGTTCTCGTGAGTTTCAGCTCT GGCGTCAAATCCCCTGTCCTGAGAGCTATGCTGGAGGAAGCTAGACTGAGAGATGGGTTTCGGTGTATCCGTGTCTCTGGCGCGCCTTCGGAAGCAGTCCGTGTCTTCATCAGATTTCTCTACTCTTCACG GTTTGAGCAGGAACAGATGAAGGAGCACGCTCTGCATTTGCTTGTGCTCTCCCACGTCTTCTCGGTGCCGTCTCTGAAGACGGTCTGCGTCGACCAACTCGAGAGGGGCTTCCTCGCTACTGACAACGTGGTAGACATGCTGCAGCTTGCCAGGCTGTGTGACGCGCCCCGCCTCGCGCTCGCCTGTGCCCGGATGGTCATCGGGGATTTCAAGACCATCTCTCTGACGGATGGGTGGAAAGTGATGAGACGGACCAATCCAAGTATGGAACAGGAGCTGCTCGAGTCTCTTGTCGAAGCTGATACG AGAAGGCAGGAAAGAGCTAAAAGGATGGAAGAAAAGAAAGTGTATCTGCAACTGTACGAAGCAATGGAGGCGCTGGTCCACATCTGCCGGGACGGATGCAGGACGATCGGGCCTCGAGATCAAGCGCTCAAGGGCAGCCTAGCAGCCGCCTGCAAGTTTCGCGCCTGCAAGGGCATTGAGCTGCTCGTGCGCCACTTCTCGGCCTGCGGAGTCCGGGTGCCCGGCGGCTGTGCCAACTGCAGGCGGATGTGGCAGCTCCTCGAGCTGCATTCCCGCATGTGCTTCCTCCCGGACACCTGCAAGGTTCCTCTCTGCAG GCATTTTAAGGAGAAGATGCGGAATCTGGGGAGGAAGGAAGAGACCAAATGGAACCTTTTGGTGTGCAAGGTGCTGGAGCGCGGAGGAACCATGGGTTTTATGCCCGGAAGGAGAAAAAATTTCATCAACCCTAAGGCCAGCTGGGTGTTGCCACGTGGCTCCTCTTGTATTTGA